In Silene latifolia isolate original U9 population chromosome X, ASM4854445v1, whole genome shotgun sequence, the following proteins share a genomic window:
- the LOC141619300 gene encoding uncharacterized protein LOC141619300 isoform X2, with translation MVNLLLAKWDLILDEAPVVLGYGLYSYLRLLADHYRLPRSPKSTELKRREIGFCVKMLREQFSLCVNIGRDLIRLLQDLVHIPEFRAIWKDLLMKPSVFGVPDFSDISKIYGMRTSSRYILLRITPEMETQLRFLLTHVKFGTQRRHQAWFARKFLFGPERETLIIDIVRFICCAHHPSNEVLQSEVVPRWAVIGWLLKSCTKKYIEASVKLALFYDWLFFDEKVDNFMNVEPAMLLMVNSIPRYIDITSSLLEFLLLLVENYDMDRKNIILKSVSSAMSLLVRKEVIASLDVLTSCNLLPPYVKKLLEKFMLEVEAGVISEPRLPEMLPQKVLSSLSPNTSFMETQHHLAEILPARPVNAEATTQENSVSEFINSGDSPGFNHVDHVEDVGILIGKIGDSMKSSVKMGQQIVEKILLLCCRGTPEKKSEMSSEIVACQIQKELELAGYKLFSSLETLLNSDDSDDEVQSVTATIIRAFILNKHQLIKEMLFWWSKNGCLVGARLLSYALRLAYEAHESGYTISSTEINKAPPLLKFHIEGHFTYLSRNREDNGIISSNVDRKVISKMIDDAYTAYRSIIFENSSTALNKDFGTSSGKLLCLHAMHCSLWKKNKLKFVFYGIFFHLSDLSLGDEDLIQLLVRQLEDADIVSVQIDLGLKRYALFGEDFEKVFHLVSRSVRWKYEDQLKFWRLATSELIISGFPVERLLLCCFFSEDFDPKDCGIFGGLMTLCNCHAPSPEIVGVVMLLPDNKFPDFAAAVLSNWAYTNQTMLSNSFVEFLNKIENKNGDDTLDWDGIIVNQSAVLFLVNFIQAQSELGNNILAKVGLNLPDIRTRLDNSAVAMDTGYFSNDGIMVLHFDIISG, from the exons ATGGTGAATTTGTTGTTAGCTAAATGGGATTTGATCTTGGACGAGGCGCCTGTTGTTTTGGGATATGGGTTGTATAGTTATCTTAGGTTGTTAGCTGATCATTATCGCTTACCGCGAAGTCCAAAGTCGACAGAGTTGAAGAGGAGGGAGATTGGGTTTTGTGTTAAGATGTTGAGGGAACAGTTTAGTTTGTGTGTTAATATTGGGAGGGATCTTATTCGGCTTTTGCAGGACTTGGTTCACATTCCTGAGTTTCGAGCTATATGGAAGGATCTTTTGATGAAACCTAGTGTGTTTGGAGTTCCGGATTTTTCAGATATTTCTAAAATCTATGGAATGAGGACTTCAAGTAGGTATATTTTGCTTAGGATCACTCCTGAAATGGAGACTCAGTTACGGTTTTTGCTTACCCATGTAAAGTTCGGGACTCAGAGGAGGCACCAGGCATGGTTTGCTAGGAAATTTCTTTTTGGTCCCGAGAGAGAGACTCTCATTATTGACATAGTTCGTTTTATTTGCTGTGCACATCATCCGTCAAATGAAGTGCTTCAATCAGAAGTGGTTCCGAGATGGGCTGTTATTGGTTGGTTGTTGAAATCATGTACAAAGAAATACATTGAAGCTAGTGTCAAGCTCGCTCTTTTCTATGATTGGCTCTTCTTTGATGAAAAGGTGGATAATTTTATGAATGTTGAACCTGCTATGCTTTTAATGGTGAACTCAATACCCAGGTATATCGACATTACCAGTTCTCTTCTCGAGTTTTTACTTTTGCTTGTGGAAAACTATGATATGGATAGGAAAAACATCATCCTCAAGAGTGTGTCTTCTGCTATGAGTTTGTTGGTCAGAAAAGAGGTAATTGCATCCCTCGATGTTTTAACCTCCTGCAACTTACTCCCCCCTTATGTCAAAAAGCTTCTTGAAAAATTCATGTTGGAAGTTGAAGCTGGAGTCATTTCCGAGCCTCGATTACCTGAAATGCTACCACAGAAAGTGTTGTCCTCGCTTTCACCAAATACATCGTTCATGGAAACTCAGCACCATCTAGCTGAGATACTTCCAGCACGTCCAGTGAATGCTGAAGCGACCACTCAAGAAAACTCGGTATCAGAATTCATTAATTCAGGGGATTCACCTGGTTTCAACCATGTGGATCATGTCGAAGATGTAGGTATTTTGATTGGTAAAATTGGAGATAGCATGAAAAGCTCAGTCAAGATGGGGCAACAAATAGTGGAAAAGATTCTTCTTTTATGTTGTCGTGGTACTCCTGAAAAGAAAAGTGAGATGAGCTCCGAAATTGTAGCATGTCAAATTCAGAAGGAACTTGAGTTGGCAGGCTACAAACTTTTCTCTTCATTGGAGACTCTCTTAAAtagtgatgatagtgatgatgaaGTTCAATCGGTAACAGCCACCATCATTCGTGCCTTTATATTAAACAAACATCAACTGATCAAAGAGATGCTCTTTTGGTGGTCAAAAAATGGTTGTCTTGTTGGAGCACGGCTATTATCCTATGCTCTGAGACTTGCGTATGAAGCGCATGAAAGTGGCTATACAATAAGTTCTACTGAGATAAATAAGGCCCCACCGCTGCTGAAATTTCATATTGAAGGACATTTTACATATCTATCTAGAAATAGGGAGGATAATGGAATTATATCTTCTAATGTTGATAGAAAGGTGATATCCAAGATGATTGATGATGCTTACACCGCTTATAGAAGCATCATATTTGAAAATTCTAGCACTGCTTTAAATAAAGACTTCGGTACGTCTTCTGGTAAGCTCCTTTGTTTACACGCCATGCATTGCTCATTGTGGAAGAAAAATAAGTTAAAGTTCGTGTTCTATGGCATCTTTTTTCATCTTTCTGATTTATCCCTTGGTGATGAAGACTTGATTCAGCTGCTGGTCAGACAGTTGGAGGACGCTGATATTGTATCTGTTCAAATTGATTTGGGCTTGAAAAGGTATGCTTTATTTGGCGAAGATTTTGAAAAAGTTTTTCATCTAGTTAGTAGGTCTGTCCGCTGGAAATATGAAGATCAGCTCAAATTTTGGCGCTTGGCTACGTCAGAGCTTATAATTTCCGGGTTCCCCGTGGAAAGGTTGCTTTTGTGCTGCTTCTTCTCCGAAGATTTTGATCCAAAGGATTGTGGAATATTTGGGGGTCTAATGACACTGTGCAACTGCCATGCCCCATCACCTGAAATTGTGGGTGTTGTTATGTTGTTGCCAGATAATAAGTTCCCCGATTTTGCTGCCGCTGTTCTCTCTAATTGGGCCTATACAAATCAAACGATGTTATCTAATAGTTTCGTTGAATTTCTTAATAAAATTGAGAATAAGAATGGGGATGATACCCTTGATTGGGATGGTATCATCGTCAACCAATCTGCTGTTCTATTTTTGGTAAATTTTATTCAAGCACAAAGCGAACTAGGAAATAACATTCTAGCCAAAGTGGGGTTAAACTTACCCGATATAAGAACAAGGCTTGATAACTCAGCAGTTGCAATGGATACTGGATA CTTCAGTAATGACGGTATCATGGTTCTTCATTTTGATATTATCTCGGGGTGA
- the LOC141619300 gene encoding uncharacterized protein LOC141619300 isoform X1 — protein MTSKLITLLPHEAQIQLDVSLRDAYCANYPKFTPPLKYILLSNEDYISINRAIVYGVLCEPNLANICIKYLHAHVNDGYCLFIKILVQIVDGLYSKLLEIPKVQLIWVASVMVDVSGVGFDNLFVSILRQIVGGDFSDGNLWLSHEMVNLLLAKWDLILDEAPVVLGYGLYSYLRLLADHYRLPRSPKSTELKRREIGFCVKMLREQFSLCVNIGRDLIRLLQDLVHIPEFRAIWKDLLMKPSVFGVPDFSDISKIYGMRTSSRYILLRITPEMETQLRFLLTHVKFGTQRRHQAWFARKFLFGPERETLIIDIVRFICCAHHPSNEVLQSEVVPRWAVIGWLLKSCTKKYIEASVKLALFYDWLFFDEKVDNFMNVEPAMLLMVNSIPRYIDITSSLLEFLLLLVENYDMDRKNIILKSVSSAMSLLVRKEVIASLDVLTSCNLLPPYVKKLLEKFMLEVEAGVISEPRLPEMLPQKVLSSLSPNTSFMETQHHLAEILPARPVNAEATTQENSVSEFINSGDSPGFNHVDHVEDVGILIGKIGDSMKSSVKMGQQIVEKILLLCCRGTPEKKSEMSSEIVACQIQKELELAGYKLFSSLETLLNSDDSDDEVQSVTATIIRAFILNKHQLIKEMLFWWSKNGCLVGARLLSYALRLAYEAHESGYTISSTEINKAPPLLKFHIEGHFTYLSRNREDNGIISSNVDRKVISKMIDDAYTAYRSIIFENSSTALNKDFGTSSGKLLCLHAMHCSLWKKNKLKFVFYGIFFHLSDLSLGDEDLIQLLVRQLEDADIVSVQIDLGLKRYALFGEDFEKVFHLVSRSVRWKYEDQLKFWRLATSELIISGFPVERLLLCCFFSEDFDPKDCGIFGGLMTLCNCHAPSPEIVGVVMLLPDNKFPDFAAAVLSNWAYTNQTMLSNSFVEFLNKIENKNGDDTLDWDGIIVNQSAVLFLVNFIQAQSELGNNILAKVGLNLPDIRTRLDNSAVAMDTGYFSNDGIMVLHFDIISG, from the exons ATGACATCAAAGTTGATAACTTTATTACCACATGAAGCTCAAATTCAATTAGATGTATCATTAAGAGATGCTTATTGTGCTAATTACCCTAAATTTACACCTCCATTGAAGTATATATTGTTATCAAATGAAGATTATATAAGTATTAATAGGGCAATTGTTTATGGTGTTTTATGTGAACCAAATTTAGCAAATATTTGTATAAAGTATCTTCATGCACATGTGAATGATGGGTATTGTTTATTTATTAAGATTCTTGTGCAAATTGTTGATGGGTTGTATTCAAAATTATTGGAAATTCCTAAAGTTCAGTTGATTTGGGTTGCTTCTGTTATGGTTGATGTTAGTGGTGTTGGGTTTGATAATCTTTTCGTGTCGATTTTGAGGCAGATTGTTGGTGGGGATTTTAGTGATGGGAATTTGTGGTTGAGTCATGAGATGGTGAATTTGTTGTTAGCTAAATGGGATTTGATCTTGGACGAGGCGCCTGTTGTTTTGGGATATGGGTTGTATAGTTATCTTAGGTTGTTAGCTGATCATTATCGCTTACCGCGAAGTCCAAAGTCGACAGAGTTGAAGAGGAGGGAGATTGGGTTTTGTGTTAAGATGTTGAGGGAACAGTTTAGTTTGTGTGTTAATATTGGGAGGGATCTTATTCGGCTTTTGCAGGACTTGGTTCACATTCCTGAGTTTCGAGCTATATGGAAGGATCTTTTGATGAAACCTAGTGTGTTTGGAGTTCCGGATTTTTCAGATATTTCTAAAATCTATGGAATGAGGACTTCAAGTAGGTATATTTTGCTTAGGATCACTCCTGAAATGGAGACTCAGTTACGGTTTTTGCTTACCCATGTAAAGTTCGGGACTCAGAGGAGGCACCAGGCATGGTTTGCTAGGAAATTTCTTTTTGGTCCCGAGAGAGAGACTCTCATTATTGACATAGTTCGTTTTATTTGCTGTGCACATCATCCGTCAAATGAAGTGCTTCAATCAGAAGTGGTTCCGAGATGGGCTGTTATTGGTTGGTTGTTGAAATCATGTACAAAGAAATACATTGAAGCTAGTGTCAAGCTCGCTCTTTTCTATGATTGGCTCTTCTTTGATGAAAAGGTGGATAATTTTATGAATGTTGAACCTGCTATGCTTTTAATGGTGAACTCAATACCCAGGTATATCGACATTACCAGTTCTCTTCTCGAGTTTTTACTTTTGCTTGTGGAAAACTATGATATGGATAGGAAAAACATCATCCTCAAGAGTGTGTCTTCTGCTATGAGTTTGTTGGTCAGAAAAGAGGTAATTGCATCCCTCGATGTTTTAACCTCCTGCAACTTACTCCCCCCTTATGTCAAAAAGCTTCTTGAAAAATTCATGTTGGAAGTTGAAGCTGGAGTCATTTCCGAGCCTCGATTACCTGAAATGCTACCACAGAAAGTGTTGTCCTCGCTTTCACCAAATACATCGTTCATGGAAACTCAGCACCATCTAGCTGAGATACTTCCAGCACGTCCAGTGAATGCTGAAGCGACCACTCAAGAAAACTCGGTATCAGAATTCATTAATTCAGGGGATTCACCTGGTTTCAACCATGTGGATCATGTCGAAGATGTAGGTATTTTGATTGGTAAAATTGGAGATAGCATGAAAAGCTCAGTCAAGATGGGGCAACAAATAGTGGAAAAGATTCTTCTTTTATGTTGTCGTGGTACTCCTGAAAAGAAAAGTGAGATGAGCTCCGAAATTGTAGCATGTCAAATTCAGAAGGAACTTGAGTTGGCAGGCTACAAACTTTTCTCTTCATTGGAGACTCTCTTAAAtagtgatgatagtgatgatgaaGTTCAATCGGTAACAGCCACCATCATTCGTGCCTTTATATTAAACAAACATCAACTGATCAAAGAGATGCTCTTTTGGTGGTCAAAAAATGGTTGTCTTGTTGGAGCACGGCTATTATCCTATGCTCTGAGACTTGCGTATGAAGCGCATGAAAGTGGCTATACAATAAGTTCTACTGAGATAAATAAGGCCCCACCGCTGCTGAAATTTCATATTGAAGGACATTTTACATATCTATCTAGAAATAGGGAGGATAATGGAATTATATCTTCTAATGTTGATAGAAAGGTGATATCCAAGATGATTGATGATGCTTACACCGCTTATAGAAGCATCATATTTGAAAATTCTAGCACTGCTTTAAATAAAGACTTCGGTACGTCTTCTGGTAAGCTCCTTTGTTTACACGCCATGCATTGCTCATTGTGGAAGAAAAATAAGTTAAAGTTCGTGTTCTATGGCATCTTTTTTCATCTTTCTGATTTATCCCTTGGTGATGAAGACTTGATTCAGCTGCTGGTCAGACAGTTGGAGGACGCTGATATTGTATCTGTTCAAATTGATTTGGGCTTGAAAAGGTATGCTTTATTTGGCGAAGATTTTGAAAAAGTTTTTCATCTAGTTAGTAGGTCTGTCCGCTGGAAATATGAAGATCAGCTCAAATTTTGGCGCTTGGCTACGTCAGAGCTTATAATTTCCGGGTTCCCCGTGGAAAGGTTGCTTTTGTGCTGCTTCTTCTCCGAAGATTTTGATCCAAAGGATTGTGGAATATTTGGGGGTCTAATGACACTGTGCAACTGCCATGCCCCATCACCTGAAATTGTGGGTGTTGTTATGTTGTTGCCAGATAATAAGTTCCCCGATTTTGCTGCCGCTGTTCTCTCTAATTGGGCCTATACAAATCAAACGATGTTATCTAATAGTTTCGTTGAATTTCTTAATAAAATTGAGAATAAGAATGGGGATGATACCCTTGATTGGGATGGTATCATCGTCAACCAATCTGCTGTTCTATTTTTGGTAAATTTTATTCAAGCACAAAGCGAACTAGGAAATAACATTCTAGCCAAAGTGGGGTTAAACTTACCCGATATAAGAACAAGGCTTGATAACTCAGCAGTTGCAATGGATACTGGATA CTTCAGTAATGACGGTATCATGGTTCTTCATTTTGATATTATCTCGGGGTGA